One Parageobacillus sp. KH3-4 genomic region harbors:
- a CDS encoding ECF transporter S component, protein MKKLNVRAFVLIGVFSAVSYLLMLLNFPLPPFPNFLLIDFSDVPALFAALLYGPLAGVFVELLKNVLNYFIAGSPTGVPVGHIANFMAGITFILPTYYVYRKTKSKKGMLLGLTAGTAIMALVMSVLNYYVFLPAYTVFLGAPAMSAPETKALVVSAILPFNAVKGAMIAVVFMLLFARLSQWLQKQTAVNHV, encoded by the coding sequence ATGAAAAAGCTGAATGTTCGCGCGTTTGTCTTGATCGGTGTATTTAGTGCCGTCTCGTATTTGCTGATGTTGTTAAACTTTCCGCTTCCGCCATTCCCAAACTTTCTATTGATCGATTTCAGCGACGTTCCGGCATTGTTCGCCGCGCTTTTATACGGACCGCTGGCGGGAGTGTTCGTGGAATTGCTAAAAAATGTGCTGAATTATTTCATAGCCGGCAGCCCTACCGGCGTTCCGGTCGGGCATATCGCCAACTTCATGGCCGGGATTACGTTTATTTTGCCGACGTATTATGTGTACCGCAAAACAAAATCGAAAAAAGGCATGCTGCTTGGATTGACTGCTGGCACCGCCATCATGGCGCTGGTGATGAGCGTATTGAACTACTATGTGTTTCTGCCGGCATATACGGTCTTTCTAGGCGCTCCGGCAATGAGCGCTCCGGAAACAAAAGCGCTCGTCGTTTCTGCCATCTTGCCGTTTAATGCGGTAAAAGGCGCCATGATTGCCGTCGTCTTTATGCTTCTGTTTGCCCGACTCAGCCAGTGGCTGCAAAAACAAACAGCAGTCAACCATGTTTAG
- the pepT gene encoding peptidase T: MKQEIIERFTKYVKVNTQSDPNSNTCPSTPGQLELGKMLVKELKAIGMEDVTMDENGYVMATLPANTDKDVPTIGFLAHMDTATEFTGENVNPQIVENYDGGDIVLNESLNIVLSPKDFPELANYKGHTLITTDGTTLLGADNKAGIAEIMTAMAYLIQHPEIKHGKVRVAFTPDEEIGRGPHKFDVAKFGAKFAYTVDGGPLGELEYESFNAAEAKITIKGKNVHPGTAKGKMINSMKIAMEFHGQLPANEAPEHTEGYEGFYHLLSFQGNVEETMLHYIIRDFDRQQFEARKAKMQEIAAKLQEKYGKERIMIEIKDQYYNMKEKIEPVREVVDIAYEAMKNLNIEPKISPIRGGTDGSQLSYMGLPTPNIFTGGENFHGRYEYISVDNMIKATNVIIEIIKLFEQKA, encoded by the coding sequence ATGAAACAGGAAATCATCGAACGCTTTACGAAATACGTTAAAGTCAACACGCAATCCGACCCAAACAGCAACACTTGCCCTTCCACTCCCGGGCAACTCGAGCTTGGAAAAATGTTGGTGAAAGAATTAAAAGCAATCGGCATGGAAGACGTGACAATGGATGAAAACGGATACGTAATGGCAACATTGCCGGCGAATACGGATAAAGATGTGCCAACCATTGGCTTTTTAGCACATATGGACACGGCGACTGAATTTACGGGAGAAAACGTCAATCCGCAAATCGTCGAAAATTATGACGGTGGCGATATCGTCTTAAACGAATCGTTAAACATTGTCCTGTCGCCAAAAGATTTCCCGGAATTGGCCAACTATAAAGGCCATACGCTCATCACCACCGACGGTACGACGTTACTGGGAGCGGACAATAAAGCAGGAATCGCGGAAATTATGACGGCGATGGCTTATTTAATCCAGCACCCGGAAATTAAACACGGCAAAGTGCGCGTTGCCTTTACGCCGGATGAAGAAATCGGCAGAGGTCCGCATAAATTTGACGTCGCTAAATTTGGCGCTAAATTTGCCTACACGGTCGACGGCGGACCGCTCGGCGAATTAGAGTATGAAAGCTTTAACGCTGCGGAAGCAAAAATCACGATCAAAGGGAAAAACGTCCATCCGGGCACTGCCAAAGGAAAAATGATCAACTCGATGAAAATCGCGATGGAATTTCACGGACAGCTTCCTGCTAACGAGGCGCCTGAGCATACGGAAGGATACGAAGGATTTTATCATTTGCTATCCTTCCAAGGAAATGTCGAAGAAACCATGCTTCATTACATAATCCGCGACTTTGACCGCCAACAATTTGAAGCGCGCAAAGCAAAAATGCAGGAAATCGCGGCAAAATTGCAAGAAAAGTACGGAAAAGAGCGAATCATGATCGAAATAAAAGACCAATATTATAACATGAAAGAAAAAATCGAACCTGTCCGTGAAGTCGTCGATATCGCCTATGAAGCGATGAAAAACTTAAATATTGAGCCGAAAATTTCGCCGATCCGCGGCGGCACCGACGGTTCGCAGCTATCTTATATGGGACTGCCGACGCCAAACATCTTCACCGGCGGCGAAAACTTCCACGGCCGCTATGAATACATTTCCGTCGACAACATGATCAAAGCAACGAACGTGATTATTGAAATTATTAAGCTGTTCGAGCAAAAAGCGTAA
- a CDS encoding 5'-nucleotidase C-terminal domain-containing protein — MRFSSKWLKAAFPALMLSATLASGNVFAGEKADGVKTDAHQHRYIDVQLLGINDFHGQLDVTRNVGGKAVGRADYLAAYLKLREAENKNTLLVHAGDAVGASSPVSALLQDEPTIEFLNKLGFDVGTPGNHEFDEGVGEMLRLIYGGTHPKTGYFRGADFPYVSANVIDKKTGKPLLPPYVIKKVKGLPIGFIGVTLSDTPSLVAPSGVAGVSFTDEAEAINEAVKQLKRRGVRAIVVLAHNPGVSNKDGSNASGEIVEIAKKVDDEVDVIFAGHNHAYLNAEVDGKLLVQSYSYGTAFSDVDLKIDRRTKDVVAKKAEIVTTYQDGIKPDAEITKLIDKYEEKVAPIINQAIGTAKTTISAEQNASGESALGNLIADAQRTAMKTDFAFMNPGGIRADIEQGEVTWGELYNVQPFGNQLVKMTLTGGQIRNLLNQQWQSNQTRMLQISGLTYTWDASKPIGDKVVDIYLPNGMKLDPNAEYTVTANSFLADGGDNFTVFTEGKNREVGPVDLDALVAYIQQLPQPFDANIEGRIQKLR; from the coding sequence ATGAGATTTTCCTCTAAATGGCTAAAAGCGGCTTTTCCTGCATTGATGTTATCGGCTACGCTCGCTTCCGGAAACGTTTTTGCAGGTGAAAAAGCTGACGGAGTAAAAACGGATGCGCATCAACATCGATATATTGATGTGCAGCTGTTAGGCATTAACGATTTTCATGGGCAGCTTGATGTGACAAGAAACGTTGGAGGAAAAGCGGTTGGACGCGCGGATTATTTGGCCGCGTATTTGAAACTGCGAGAAGCGGAAAACAAAAATACGCTTCTTGTGCACGCGGGGGATGCGGTTGGGGCTAGTTCGCCTGTATCGGCGCTGCTGCAAGATGAGCCGACGATCGAATTTTTAAATAAACTAGGCTTTGATGTCGGAACGCCTGGAAACCACGAATTTGATGAAGGGGTCGGCGAAATGCTTCGCCTCATTTATGGCGGAACACATCCAAAAACCGGCTATTTTCGTGGCGCGGACTTTCCATATGTAAGCGCGAATGTAATAGATAAAAAGACAGGCAAACCGCTTCTTCCGCCTTATGTTATTAAAAAAGTGAAAGGGCTGCCGATCGGTTTTATCGGAGTAACTTTATCCGACACGCCAAGCCTTGTCGCTCCAAGCGGTGTGGCTGGGGTTTCGTTTACGGATGAAGCAGAAGCGATTAACGAAGCGGTAAAACAGCTAAAACGGCGAGGGGTGCGTGCCATCGTCGTCCTTGCTCATAATCCAGGGGTTTCTAATAAAGATGGTTCCAATGCGAGCGGAGAAATTGTGGAAATCGCGAAAAAAGTGGATGATGAAGTCGATGTGATTTTTGCCGGCCATAATCATGCATATTTAAATGCAGAAGTGGATGGCAAACTGCTTGTTCAATCGTATTCCTATGGAACTGCTTTTTCTGATGTCGATCTAAAAATTGATCGGCGAACGAAAGACGTTGTCGCAAAAAAAGCAGAAATCGTGACTACCTATCAAGATGGTATTAAGCCTGATGCAGAGATTACGAAACTAATTGACAAGTATGAAGAAAAGGTAGCGCCGATTATTAACCAAGCCATCGGCACGGCAAAAACGACGATTAGCGCTGAGCAAAATGCAAGCGGTGAATCGGCTTTAGGAAACTTGATTGCCGATGCGCAGCGGACGGCGATGAAAACCGACTTTGCCTTTATGAACCCAGGAGGCATTCGCGCCGATATTGAACAAGGGGAAGTGACATGGGGAGAGCTGTATAACGTGCAGCCATTTGGCAATCAATTAGTAAAAATGACGCTCACGGGAGGACAAATCCGCAACCTATTAAATCAACAATGGCAGTCGAATCAAACGCGCATGCTGCAAATTTCCGGCCTCACGTATACTTGGGACGCAAGCAAACCGATAGGAGACAAAGTCGTCGATATTTATTTGCCAAACGGAATGAAACTCGATCCAAATGCGGAATACACCGTTACGGCAAACAGTTTTCTCGCTGATGGAGGGGATAACTTCACGGTATTTACAGAAGGAAAAAACCGGGAAGTAGGACCGGTCGATCTGGATGCGCTCGTCGCTTATATTCAACAGCTTCCGCAGCCATTTGATGCCAACATCGAGGGGCGCATTCAAAAGCTGCGCTAA
- a CDS encoding aldehyde dehydrogenase family protein, translating into MERYEEFNKSFINGEWIDGLSKRTYDNLNPYDNSVIATVHLATKTQLAEAFDVAKQAQKEWANTSPEEKKKVLRKAAEYLRSNRDAIIDMIARETGGSIIKGNVELDLSIGLVEEAINMVDELTKVREVPSETEGKINRIYRLPLGVITSISPFNFPMNLSMRTIAPAIALGNSVVHKPDIQTCFTGGSIIARAFEYAGLPKGVLNVVLTDVDEIGDDMLTNPNSQLISFTGSTAVGKHIGAIAGGMLKRVALELGGNNPFIVLADANVDRAVDAAIFGKFIHQGQICMIINRIIVHQNHYDEFVEKFVERAKALPYGDPRDPKTIIGPLINEKQIEKALAIIEEAKKEGAKAALEGKRIGNILTPTVFVDVDNRSKLAQTELFSPIATIIKAKSDDEAIAMANDTEYGLSSAIFTEDLSEGKQLALQVESGMTHINDQTVNDSPTVPFGGTKASGIGRFGNPWIVEEFTMTKWVSIQKKYRRYPF; encoded by the coding sequence ATGGAACGGTATGAAGAATTCAACAAAAGCTTCATCAACGGCGAATGGATCGATGGACTTAGCAAACGGACATATGATAACTTGAACCCATATGACAATTCCGTTATCGCAACCGTCCATCTCGCAACGAAAACGCAGCTTGCCGAAGCGTTTGATGTTGCCAAACAAGCACAAAAAGAATGGGCGAACACATCCCCTGAAGAGAAAAAGAAAGTGCTCCGCAAAGCGGCGGAATATTTACGTTCCAATCGGGATGCAATTATTGATATGATCGCCCGCGAAACAGGCGGGAGCATCATTAAGGGGAATGTGGAACTTGATTTATCGATCGGGCTTGTCGAAGAAGCGATCAACATGGTGGATGAATTGACAAAAGTGAGGGAAGTTCCGTCGGAAACAGAAGGGAAAATCAACCGGATTTATCGCCTGCCATTAGGGGTCATCACATCGATTTCTCCGTTTAACTTTCCAATGAATTTGTCGATGAGAACGATCGCCCCAGCAATTGCATTAGGAAATAGCGTCGTACATAAGCCGGATATCCAAACATGCTTCACCGGCGGCTCGATTATCGCAAGAGCCTTTGAATACGCCGGATTGCCGAAAGGAGTTTTAAACGTCGTTCTCACCGATGTCGACGAAATCGGCGACGATATGTTAACGAATCCGAATTCACAGCTTATTAGTTTTACTGGTTCGACTGCTGTCGGCAAACATATCGGAGCGATTGCGGGCGGAATGCTAAAACGCGTCGCGCTCGAGCTTGGCGGTAACAACCCGTTTATCGTTCTTGCTGATGCCAATGTTGATCGTGCCGTTGACGCAGCAATATTCGGTAAATTTATCCATCAAGGGCAAATTTGTATGATTATTAACCGCATCATTGTCCATCAAAACCATTATGATGAGTTTGTCGAAAAATTCGTTGAACGGGCAAAAGCGCTTCCGTATGGCGACCCGCGCGATCCGAAAACAATCATCGGCCCATTGATTAACGAAAAACAAATCGAAAAAGCATTGGCGATCATTGAAGAAGCGAAAAAAGAAGGAGCGAAAGCGGCGCTTGAAGGAAAACGGATCGGCAATATTTTAACGCCGACTGTATTTGTCGATGTCGATAATCGCAGCAAACTCGCGCAAACCGAATTGTTCTCCCCGATCGCAACCATTATTAAAGCCAAATCCGATGATGAGGCGATCGCGATGGCGAACGATACTGAATACGGTTTAAGTTCAGCGATTTTCACCGAAGATTTAAGCGAAGGCAAACAACTCGCCTTGCAAGTGGAAAGCGGTATGACACATATTAACGATCAGACGGTCAATGACAGCCCAACCGTTCCGTTTGGCGGCACGAAAGCGAGCGGAATCGGGCGGTTTGGAAACCCGTGGATTGTCGAAGAATTTACGATGACAAAATGGGTATCGATTCAAAAAAAGTACCGCCGCTATCCGTTTTAG
- a CDS encoding MATE family efflux transporter — protein MARQYDFTEGSIAKQLIVFSFPIIFTNLLQVSYQFIDSFWVGNLLGADSLAAVAVASTVIYTILSFIIGMNNAALTILSQQKGKNDKEGLKRYVNAFIVLLTSLSVIMGVFGFFASAPILRWIGTPKEMMGEASEYLQINCLGIVFLFGYNFIGTVLRSLGDSKTPLAFVILAVVLNTVLDPIFISLLDLGVSGAAYATILSQGLSFICGMYVVLRRGLVPFSLPKLPTKKETGLILRLGIPSGLQMSVISAGIAAIMSVVNSFGESVVAGFSAAQRLDSIIMLPAHALGTAVNSMAGQNIGKGNWKRVSSIATYGVLYNMAVTGFIIILIYAFAAPAVRLFIEESDAARFGTEYLRLISWFYPFLGINFVLNGIVRASGAMYQVLVLNIISFWVLRYPLTFLCSKFAGENGIALGMGISFAISSAIAFSYYRFGNWRNKKLFAY, from the coding sequence ATGGCGCGACAATACGATTTTACCGAAGGCAGCATTGCCAAACAGCTTATCGTATTTTCGTTTCCGATCATATTTACGAATTTATTGCAAGTTTCTTATCAATTTATCGACAGCTTTTGGGTCGGCAATTTGCTCGGAGCGGATTCCCTTGCGGCGGTCGCGGTGGCAAGCACGGTCATTTATACGATTTTATCGTTTATTATCGGCATGAATAACGCTGCTTTGACCATTTTATCGCAACAAAAAGGAAAAAATGACAAAGAAGGATTAAAGAGGTATGTCAATGCGTTTATTGTGTTGCTAACAAGCTTGTCGGTTATCATGGGGGTTTTCGGGTTTTTTGCCTCCGCGCCGATTTTACGCTGGATCGGAACGCCGAAAGAAATGATGGGCGAGGCAAGCGAATATTTGCAAATCAATTGTCTTGGCATCGTATTTTTGTTTGGCTATAACTTTATCGGAACGGTATTGCGGTCGCTTGGAGACAGCAAAACACCGCTGGCATTTGTCATCCTGGCAGTTGTGTTAAACACTGTGTTAGACCCGATATTTATTTCGTTGCTGGATTTGGGGGTAAGCGGCGCCGCGTATGCGACGATTTTGTCGCAAGGATTGTCATTTATATGCGGGATGTATGTTGTTTTGCGCCGCGGCCTCGTTCCATTTTCGCTTCCAAAGCTGCCGACAAAAAAAGAAACGGGGCTGATTTTGAGGCTAGGCATTCCGTCAGGATTGCAAATGTCTGTCATCTCGGCGGGAATCGCTGCGATTATGAGCGTTGTCAATTCCTTTGGCGAAAGCGTCGTTGCCGGGTTCAGCGCAGCTCAGCGGCTAGACAGCATTATTATGCTGCCGGCGCACGCGCTTGGAACGGCTGTCAACAGCATGGCCGGGCAAAACATTGGCAAGGGAAATTGGAAGCGGGTTTCCTCGATTGCAACGTACGGGGTATTGTATAATATGGCAGTAACGGGTTTCATTATTATTTTGATTTACGCGTTTGCCGCGCCGGCTGTTCGCCTTTTCATTGAAGAGTCGGATGCGGCCCGTTTCGGCACGGAATATTTGCGGCTTATCAGCTGGTTTTATCCGTTTTTAGGCATTAATTTTGTTTTAAACGGCATCGTGCGGGCGTCCGGAGCAATGTACCAAGTGCTTGTGTTGAACATTATTTCGTTTTGGGTGCTGCGCTATCCGCTGACGTTTCTTTGCTCTAAGTTTGCTGGAGAAAACGGCATCGCGCTTGGAATGGGGATTAGCTTTGCGATCAGCAGCGCAATCGCGTTTTCGTATTACCGTTTTGGCAACTGGAGAAATAAGAAGCTGTTTGCGTATTGA
- a CDS encoding OsmC family protein: MKNEMTFHVTGSAKGMQTVVHSRQHTITIDEPPVMGGQDTGPDPLTTLLSALAGCENVVANLVAKELNFDLQGIEFDIQGTIDTRGLMGDPNVKPYFQQVTIYAKVRTNESQERIEELQRITDSRCPVYTTLKAAGIPLQSKWTKA, from the coding sequence ATGAAAAACGAAATGACGTTTCATGTGACAGGAAGCGCAAAAGGAATGCAAACGGTAGTCCATTCTAGACAACATACAATAACGATCGACGAACCGCCGGTGATGGGCGGCCAAGATACAGGCCCTGATCCGTTGACAACGTTGCTAAGCGCGCTTGCCGGTTGCGAAAATGTCGTGGCCAACTTGGTGGCGAAAGAGTTAAATTTCGACTTGCAGGGAATCGAATTTGACATTCAAGGAACGATAGACACACGGGGGTTGATGGGCGATCCAAACGTGAAACCGTATTTCCAACAAGTCACGATTTACGCCAAAGTAAGAACGAATGAATCACAGGAGCGGATCGAAGAATTACAGCGCATTACTGATTCGCGCTGCCCAGTGTATACAACATTGAAAGCCGCCGGCATTCCGCTGCAATCCAAGTGGACAAAAGCATAA
- a CDS encoding OsmC family protein codes for MKAKVTWNGQMSFTGISASGVQIPIDASKEAGGQDSGARPMELLLHGLAGCTGIDIISILTKMRLEVRSFYMEVEGTRASDHPKRFTDIHIHYAFEGDLPEDKVIRAIQLSKEKYCSVSHSLNANITASYSINGVKGKENL; via the coding sequence ATGAAAGCAAAAGTAACATGGAACGGACAAATGTCGTTTACGGGAATAAGCGCGTCAGGCGTGCAAATTCCAATTGATGCCTCCAAAGAAGCAGGGGGGCAAGATTCCGGGGCAAGGCCGATGGAATTGCTTTTGCATGGGCTTGCCGGATGTACGGGGATTGACATTATATCGATTTTGACAAAAATGCGACTTGAAGTTCGTTCGTTTTATATGGAAGTGGAAGGAACGCGCGCTAGCGATCATCCGAAGCGGTTTACCGATATCCATATTCATTACGCGTTCGAAGGGGATTTGCCGGAAGATAAAGTGATTCGCGCTATTCAATTGTCTAAAGAAAAGTACTGCTCTGTATCTCATTCGCTAAATGCCAATATTACAGCAAGCTACTCGATTAACGGGGTGAAAGGCAAAGAAAATTTATAA
- the plsY gene encoding glycerol-3-phosphate 1-O-acyltransferase PlsY, giving the protein MEKALILIAAYLLGSIPFALLVGKIGYGIDIREHGSGNLGGTNTFRVLGVKAGLMVTCGDMLKGTLAASLPVLFSVHVHPLLAGVCAVLGHIYPVFAKFRGGKAVATSAGVMLFYSPFLFVSLLVVFFIVLYISKYVSLSSMSAGAYAVVYTIFFTDDIPLMIAVLLLAAFIFYRHRANIKRIINKTEPKVKWLGGK; this is encoded by the coding sequence ATGGAAAAAGCGCTTATTTTAATCGCAGCTTACCTTCTTGGTTCGATTCCGTTCGCGCTCCTTGTCGGGAAAATAGGATATGGAATCGATATCCGCGAGCATGGAAGCGGCAATTTAGGCGGGACAAACACGTTTCGCGTGCTCGGAGTAAAAGCAGGGCTTATGGTCACATGCGGAGATATGTTGAAAGGAACATTGGCGGCAAGCTTGCCCGTGTTGTTCTCCGTTCACGTGCACCCGCTGTTAGCAGGAGTGTGCGCGGTCCTTGGACATATTTACCCGGTCTTTGCGAAATTTCGCGGCGGAAAAGCCGTCGCAACATCGGCAGGGGTGATGCTGTTTTATTCGCCGTTTTTATTCGTTTCCCTTCTCGTCGTTTTTTTCATTGTTTTATATATTTCTAAATATGTCTCACTCTCTTCGATGTCTGCCGGCGCGTACGCGGTGGTTTATACAATCTTCTTTACTGATGACATTCCGCTAATGATCGCAGTATTACTATTGGCGGCGTTCATTTTTTACCGCCACCGCGCGAACATAAAACGCATCATCAACAAAACGGAGCCAAAAGTCAAATGGCTGGGCGGAAAATAG
- a CDS encoding RsmB/NOP family class I SAM-dependent RNA methyltransferase: MKLPSEFIAKMERLLQDEASRFFSTYHEEKANGLRFNPLKIDRETFLTLVPFALSPVPFCPTGFYYDGDEQPGKHPYHAAGLYYIQEPSAMFVAEVLSPNPGETVLDLCAAPGGKTTQLAAMMKNQGLIVANEIHPKRVKALSENIERFGITNALVTNETPEKLAKYFPGFFDKILVDAPCSGEGMFRKDEEAVRFWSQAHVEQCSSKQRRILDCAYDMLKEGGILVYSTCTFSPEENEQIIETFLQTYDDLELLSIEKVHGIQPGRREWTNTDLEEIERTARLWPHCLKGEGHFVAKMKKTGFAPSWNGSYAKPNVSKQMLRTYRQFAQEVLQIELERPLYAFQHHLFALPDHCPSLNGLKVVRAGLHVGEAKKQRFEPNHALALSLKPQDVRFSLDLSSDSGECLKYLRGETIETGEDRGWLLVTVDGYPLGWGKEVKGIVKNFYPKGLRVHT, translated from the coding sequence TTGAAATTACCAAGCGAATTCATTGCAAAAATGGAGAGGCTTTTGCAAGACGAAGCTTCTCGTTTTTTTTCGACATATCATGAAGAAAAAGCAAACGGATTGCGGTTCAATCCGTTGAAAATCGACCGAGAAACGTTTTTAACGCTCGTCCCGTTTGCGCTTTCCCCCGTGCCATTTTGCCCTACTGGCTTTTATTATGATGGAGACGAACAACCCGGAAAACATCCGTATCATGCGGCAGGGCTCTATTATATCCAAGAACCGAGCGCGATGTTTGTGGCTGAGGTGTTAAGCCCGAATCCGGGGGAAACGGTTCTCGATCTTTGCGCTGCACCCGGCGGAAAAACGACGCAGCTTGCGGCAATGATGAAAAATCAGGGACTGATTGTAGCCAACGAAATTCATCCAAAACGCGTCAAAGCGCTGTCGGAAAACATTGAGCGGTTTGGCATCACAAACGCGCTTGTCACAAATGAAACGCCGGAAAAGCTCGCGAAATATTTCCCCGGGTTTTTTGACAAAATTTTAGTCGACGCTCCATGTTCGGGGGAAGGCATGTTTCGCAAAGACGAAGAAGCCGTCCGGTTTTGGAGCCAAGCGCACGTCGAACAATGCTCCAGCAAACAACGGCGTATTTTAGACTGCGCGTACGACATGTTAAAAGAAGGCGGCATTCTCGTTTATTCCACTTGCACATTTTCTCCTGAAGAGAACGAACAGATAATCGAAACTTTTTTGCAAACATATGATGATCTGGAATTGCTATCGATTGAAAAAGTTCATGGTATTCAACCGGGAAGGAGAGAATGGACGAACACCGACTTGGAGGAAATCGAACGGACGGCCCGGCTATGGCCGCACTGTTTGAAAGGGGAAGGGCATTTTGTCGCAAAAATGAAAAAAACGGGTTTCGCCCCTTCATGGAATGGCAGCTATGCGAAACCGAACGTCTCTAAACAAATGCTCCGCACATATCGGCAGTTTGCACAAGAAGTATTGCAAATAGAACTTGAAAGACCGCTTTACGCCTTTCAACACCATCTTTTCGCTTTACCAGATCACTGCCCAAGCCTCAATGGTCTCAAAGTAGTACGAGCGGGGCTGCACGTAGGAGAAGCGAAAAAGCAGCGTTTTGAGCCGAATCACGCGCTCGCTTTATCGCTAAAGCCGCAAGATGTTCGTTTCTCTCTTGATTTGTCAAGCGACAGCGGCGAATGTTTAAAATATTTGCGCGGGGAAACGATCGAGACGGGAGAAGACCGCGGCTGGCTGCTTGTGACCGTTGATGGGTATCCGCTCGGCTGGGGCAAAGAAGTAAAGGGCATTGTAAAAAACTTTTACCCAAAAGGATTGCGAGTCCATACATAA
- a CDS encoding YpmS family protein, translated as MNWKKLFWILAIFNIAVIVLICAWLFQPSKPISIPSPKKINGASFTVYSNKEHLNTVINDYIRKKAGSHPAQYRVWLDDRVYVASKLPVFGRDVALTVSFVPKVVKGGDVELQHPEILLDDWKLPVTYVLKYLSKHAPLPDEVIIDPNVNRVYVALTDIRFRDGYQIAAQKIDLKHDKIVFTLTIPVQHP; from the coding sequence ATGAATTGGAAAAAGCTGTTTTGGATATTAGCCATCTTCAATATCGCCGTAATTGTGCTGATTTGTGCTTGGCTGTTTCAGCCTTCGAAGCCGATATCGATACCGTCTCCGAAAAAAATAAACGGAGCTTCTTTTACGGTATATTCCAATAAGGAACATCTGAATACGGTGATCAATGATTATATACGCAAAAAAGCGGGAAGCCATCCGGCGCAATACCGCGTTTGGCTTGACGACCGTGTATATGTAGCCAGCAAGCTTCCGGTATTTGGTCGCGATGTTGCGTTAACGGTTTCCTTTGTTCCGAAAGTCGTGAAAGGGGGGGACGTCGAACTGCAACATCCGGAAATATTATTGGACGATTGGAAGCTTCCTGTCACTTATGTGTTAAAATATTTAAGCAAACATGCGCCACTGCCGGATGAGGTCATCATCGATCCAAACGTGAACCGTGTTTATGTAGCGCTCACCGACATCCGCTTTAGAGATGGCTATCAAATTGCCGCCCAAAAAATTGACTTAAAACACGATAAAATCGTGTTTACACTGACGATTCCCGTTCAGCATCCGTAA
- a CDS encoding SGNH/GDSL hydrolase family protein, with protein sequence MKKWGLLFLLLLYCAGCSAKQTINVESLPEREVKLAPRTVADDFFPKDVRLLALGDSLTEGVGDHEQKGGYVSRLRQQLLQHKGVRTLSVVNLGKRGLRISQLDPIVTKNLDEVRKADLIFITIGGNDIMKIVRSHFFDLSYALFAKEQKRFAGRLDRLLATIRATNRDATIVLVGLYNPFSSSLPNIPEIDDVIELWNNGSEAVLSRYDRTIFVNVKDLFDGRDDILYSDQFHPNEVGYELIARRVYEQLEQHEQLWLGRLEE encoded by the coding sequence ATGAAAAAATGGGGATTGCTTTTTTTATTGTTGCTTTATTGCGCAGGATGTTCTGCCAAGCAGACCATCAACGTTGAGAGCTTGCCTGAGCGAGAAGTGAAGTTAGCGCCGCGGACGGTTGCCGATGATTTTTTTCCAAAAGATGTTCGCCTGCTTGCTCTCGGCGATTCGTTAACGGAGGGGGTAGGGGATCACGAACAAAAAGGCGGATATGTTTCGCGCTTGCGCCAACAATTGTTACAACATAAAGGGGTGCGGACGCTTTCGGTCGTCAATTTAGGAAAGCGGGGATTACGGATTTCCCAGCTCGATCCTATCGTAACGAAAAATTTAGACGAAGTCCGGAAGGCGGATCTTATCTTTATCACCATCGGCGGAAATGATATTATGAAAATTGTTCGCTCCCATTTCTTTGATTTATCGTACGCTTTATTTGCGAAGGAGCAAAAACGGTTTGCCGGGCGGCTAGACCGCCTTTTGGCAACGATCCGCGCGACCAATCGCGACGCTACGATCGTCCTTGTTGGTTTATATAACCCATTTTCTAGCTCGCTTCCGAACATTCCGGAAATCGACGATGTGATTGAGCTGTGGAATAATGGAAGCGAAGCGGTTTTGTCGCGTTATGACCGGACGATTTTTGTCAATGTGAAGGATTTATTTGACGGCCGCGATGACATATTATATAGCGACCAATTTCATCCGAATGAAGTCGGTTATGAGCTAATCGCAAGACGTGTGTACGAACAATTGGAACAACACGAACAATTGTGGCTAGGGAGATTGGAAGAATGA